The Desulfovibrio subterraneus genome has a segment encoding these proteins:
- a CDS encoding alkaline phosphatase family protein, giving the protein MTLRSPMPESSPPSTPRLVVLGLDGLPLSLARRLAADGTCPNLGRIVDRACSIEAELPELSPVNWTSFMTGTGPGEHGIFGFTRIHAQTYEMGLTNFTHVQVPTIFDRLGDAGFTSRSINLPNTYPARPIKGMMVSGFVAEELQRAVFPPMLAAMLGGRGYLLEADTTRAAQEPLHLLAELRRTIESRRTALNMLWPDLAWNCFVFVLTETDRLFHFLFDAVEDASHPLHRPCMELLTEWDVLIGELLDRYDALPEPKRLLALADHGFTRLVTEVDVNALLRDMGLLHTALPPEACDDLDATGITPATKAFALDPGRIYLHRRDRFARGCVDAAEAASLTQRLRTALMEVRHHGRPVFKAIHTADTLYSGPMRPYAPDLVCETHPGFDLKAKFNRRDVFGTFGRTGTHTVHDVFFFDSLSAPLDPASQSRSCRVTRVRDAGKEILRWFGIADTPESQNLLLI; this is encoded by the coding sequence ATGACACTGCGCAGCCCCATGCCCGAATCCTCCCCGCCGTCCACACCCCGCCTTGTTGTGCTGGGATTGGACGGCCTGCCCCTCAGCCTGGCCAGACGACTGGCAGCAGACGGCACCTGCCCGAACCTCGGCAGGATCGTTGACCGCGCCTGCTCCATTGAAGCGGAATTGCCTGAGCTCTCGCCCGTCAACTGGACCAGCTTCATGACCGGCACAGGCCCCGGCGAGCACGGCATCTTCGGCTTTACGCGTATCCACGCGCAGACGTACGAAATGGGGCTTACCAACTTCACGCATGTGCAGGTGCCCACCATTTTCGACAGGCTGGGCGATGCGGGCTTCACCTCGCGGAGCATCAACCTGCCGAACACCTACCCTGCGCGCCCCATCAAGGGCATGATGGTTTCCGGCTTTGTTGCGGAAGAGCTGCAACGCGCCGTGTTTCCGCCCATGCTTGCCGCCATGCTCGGCGGTAGGGGCTACCTGCTGGAAGCAGATACCACCCGCGCCGCGCAGGAGCCGCTGCACCTTCTTGCAGAACTGCGCCGCACCATAGAATCGCGCCGCACCGCGCTGAATATGCTGTGGCCGGACCTCGCGTGGAACTGCTTTGTCTTTGTGCTGACGGAAACCGACCGCCTTTTCCATTTTCTCTTTGATGCGGTGGAAGATGCATCCCACCCGCTCCACCGGCCCTGCATGGAGCTTCTTACAGAGTGGGACGTGCTCATAGGCGAGCTGCTGGACAGATACGATGCCCTGCCGGAGCCCAAACGCCTGCTGGCACTTGCCGACCACGGCTTCACCCGCCTTGTCACGGAAGTAGATGTAAACGCCCTGCTCCGTGACATGGGCCTGCTGCACACCGCGCTGCCCCCTGAAGCCTGCGACGATCTGGACGCCACAGGCATAACTCCGGCCACCAAAGCCTTTGCGCTGGACCCCGGCCGCATCTACCTGCACCGCCGCGACCGCTTTGCCCGCGGCTGTGTCGACGCGGCAGAGGCCGCATCCCTCACGCAACGGCTGCGCACCGCACTCATGGAAGTCCGCCATCACGGGCGCCCCGTCTTCAAAGCCATCCATACGGCAGATACGCTCTATTCCGGCCCCATGCGCCCCTACGCGCCGGACCTTGTCTGCGAAACACACCCCGGCTTCGACCTCAAGGCCAAGTTCAACCGGCGGGATGTGTTCGGCACATTCGGCAGAACAGGAACACATACCGTGCACGATGTGTTCTTCTTCGACAGCCTTTCCGCTCCGCTTGATCCGGCCAGCCAGTCCCGGAGCTGTCGCGTCACGCGGGTCAGGGATGCAGGAAAGGAAATCCTGCGCTGGTTCGGCATTGCAGACACGCCGGAATCACAGAATCTCCTGCTGATCTAG
- a CDS encoding C39 family peptidase has protein sequence MAFTPPADRQTIANVPFHAQDDYQCGPASLAGVLNFLGDPVSPDEIAQAVFRPELRGSVSLDLALYPRKRGHSSRFWRGKVEDIVRNVDAGRPLVLMQDLGIGPVSTYHFLVAVGYSPQGLIANTGRREYALLPWAEFLRTWERADNWTLLVEAKIL, from the coding sequence ATGGCATTCACACCTCCTGCGGACCGGCAAACCATTGCGAACGTGCCCTTTCATGCACAGGATGATTATCAGTGTGGCCCCGCATCACTAGCGGGAGTGCTCAACTTTCTTGGCGACCCGGTCTCGCCCGACGAGATAGCGCAGGCGGTGTTCAGACCCGAACTGCGTGGCTCTGTGAGTCTGGATCTTGCTCTGTATCCGCGTAAAAGAGGGCATTCTTCCCGCTTCTGGCGCGGGAAAGTGGAGGACATAGTACGGAACGTGGATGCGGGGCGGCCTCTGGTGCTCATGCAGGATCTCGGTATTGGCCCGGTGAGTACATACCATTTTCTGGTGGCTGTTGGGTATTCGCCGCAAGGGCTTATCGCCAATACCGGCCGCAGGGAATATGCGCTCTTGCCATGGGCCGAATTTTTACGAACCTGGGAGCGGGCCGACAACTGGACGCTTCTTGTGGAGGCCAAAATTTTATGA
- a CDS encoding PA2779 family protein — MNTFIRSHLVVHVALFMALIMSMMAFVPDVDASFVPTSQSSSVELRAQDMTAVQNTLENKMVTERLANLGYSPDEINTRLGMLSDGELHSLASQLGSLDAGGSALGLIVVILVIVTLGLVIYQLI, encoded by the coding sequence ATGAATACTTTCATCAGATCCCATCTCGTGGTTCATGTCGCGTTATTCATGGCTTTGATCATGTCCATGATGGCCTTTGTTCCTGATGTAGATGCCAGCTTCGTACCCACGTCCCAGAGCAGTTCGGTGGAACTGCGCGCTCAGGACATGACCGCTGTGCAAAATACGCTGGAAAACAAGATGGTCACGGAACGGCTGGCTAATCTGGGCTATTCCCCGGATGAGATTAACACCCGCCTTGGGATGCTCTCGGACGGGGAACTGCACAGTCTGGCCTCTCAGCTCGGGTCTCTGGACGCCGGCGGCAGTGCCTTGGGCCTGATAGTTGTCATTCTGGTCATCGTGACTTTGGGTCTCGTCATTTACCAGTTGATCTAA
- a CDS encoding class I SAM-dependent methyltransferase: MEYGWIAPESVPWLKENEPVLLFGAGQGTVELLAYLEEQQQHPDLIGIVDNDCSMWGKSLHGLPIVPPSSIPESEWSKIIITTVSGRDQVAAQLQAMGYAEFTHYHRIGTYPAASVMNLLILNDMQRAFNFMKEGDSVLHVGPGGFLSLEVALHCLGFRPLSMDAYSFSMHYPETTHRLQQYRSVLDYVLRMPQAAALGEETIRRRFDEVLHIRQDGRAFLDTEKLPYMMPARYSAIPLPDNALDTICSFAVLEHVRDPLQAIRETWRVLKPGGFAAHRITTRDHRSYSAVSGYHPFSYLNESPASWESINENKFYQNRVLPDQWKELFTRNGFALLHYRELHTYDLSADEVAALHADFKNPDGTLPANFSNAVDCELLARKL; encoded by the coding sequence ATGGAATACGGGTGGATAGCACCGGAAAGTGTTCCCTGGCTCAAGGAGAACGAACCGGTACTCCTGTTCGGTGCCGGTCAGGGAACCGTGGAACTGCTTGCCTATCTTGAAGAGCAGCAGCAACACCCCGACCTGATCGGCATAGTGGACAACGACTGCAGCATGTGGGGCAAGAGCCTGCACGGGCTGCCCATTGTCCCGCCCAGTTCCATTCCCGAATCGGAGTGGAGCAAGATCATCATCACCACGGTTTCCGGCAGAGATCAGGTCGCAGCACAGCTGCAGGCAATGGGCTATGCGGAGTTCACGCATTACCACCGCATCGGCACCTACCCTGCCGCCTCCGTCATGAACCTGCTCATCCTGAACGATATGCAGCGGGCCTTCAACTTCATGAAAGAAGGCGATTCCGTACTGCACGTGGGGCCGGGGGGCTTTCTCAGCCTTGAGGTGGCGCTCCACTGCCTCGGGTTCAGGCCCCTTTCCATGGATGCTTACAGCTTCTCCATGCACTACCCCGAGACAACCCACAGGCTGCAGCAATACCGGAGTGTTCTGGATTATGTGCTCCGCATGCCGCAGGCTGCGGCACTGGGTGAAGAAACCATCCGCCGCCGCTTTGACGAGGTGCTGCATATCCGGCAGGACGGCAGGGCGTTCCTCGATACGGAAAAACTGCCCTACATGATGCCCGCCCGCTACAGTGCCATTCCGCTGCCAGACAACGCCCTTGATACCATCTGCTCGTTCGCCGTGCTGGAGCATGTGCGTGACCCGCTGCAGGCAATACGGGAAACATGGCGCGTGCTCAAACCCGGCGGCTTTGCCGCCCACCGCATCACAACCCGCGACCACCGATCTTACAGCGCGGTTTCAGGGTATCACCCGTTCAGCTATCTCAATGAATCCCCTGCCTCATGGGAATCCATAAATGAGAACAAGTTCTATCAGAACCGCGTGCTTCCCGATCAGTGGAAAGAGCTGTTCACCCGAAACGGGTTTGCTCTGCTGCATTACAGAGAACTCCACACCTATGATCTTTCGGCAGACGAAGTGGCAGCGCTGCACGCCGACTTCAAAAATCCGGACGGCACACTGCCCGCGAACTTCTCAAACGCCGTAGACTGCGAACTGCTGGCCCGCAAACTCTGA
- a CDS encoding DUF3309 family protein, translating into MSLGTIVLIFLVLILLGVIPVWPHSRGWGYGPSGIGGFLVIVIVILILTGRL; encoded by the coding sequence GTGTCACTAGGAACAATTGTCCTCATCTTTTTGGTTCTGATTTTGTTGGGGGTCATCCCGGTATGGCCGCATAGTCGCGGGTGGGGATATGGTCCCAGCGGCATTGGCGGATTCCTTGTCATAGTCATCGTGATTCTGATTTTGACCGGAAGACTCTAG
- a CDS encoding ATP-dependent helicase, producing the protein MIDYKKELNPAQYEAAMTLEGPLLCIAGAGSGKTRTVVYRLANMVEQGVAAHDILLLTFTRKASQEMLHRAGELLGHGIGAVSGGTFHGFAYSVLRQHPPQGFEGGLSIMDSADATEALKYCKDTMGLGKGDKSFPKTATVMGMLSKARNKEREIGDILQREAFHLAAYRDDIVQISTGYSNYKREHGLLDYDDLLFELENLLRTRPDLLDYYRHRFKYIMVDEYQDTNLVQARLVQLLAGGHRNVMAVGDDAQSIYAFRGANVQNILEFPAMFPGTRIVKLEENYRSVQPVLDLTNAILAEAPVAFHKTLFTSRTGGNLPQLVKPLSDLTQANQVVNKIAELRRSYEPKDIAVLFRAGYQSYHVEMQLSKAGIPFRKYGGVKYSDAAHVKDVMCYVRLLINPLDLPAFQRLAANVKGVGPKTALKIYEASRLADPSTLDRLLKKYPDFAKDLELVDSLRRQRLEPVEVLEEVLEVYKPRLMQLYPDDYPRREHGLEQLVQIAATYRELDLFVSDLSLEDPNPDAAASEDHITLSTVHSAKGLEWDAVLVIDLVEERFPSKQALQKADDLEEERRLMYVACTRAREYLGLFVPSSIYSRGGGGNEPAMPSPFVRDLPVYLYEEWKENYTGGLMQREYQQQRTMRLGDSVPAAPDAFSRATGGESEPAFAPRTASRKLGHCTHKIFGRGKLIKHLPPDKYQVNFPGFGLKVIMEAYLQMEE; encoded by the coding sequence ATGATCGATTACAAGAAAGAACTGAACCCCGCCCAGTACGAGGCGGCCATGACGCTGGAAGGCCCCCTGCTGTGCATTGCAGGCGCAGGCTCCGGCAAGACGCGCACGGTGGTATACCGCCTCGCCAACATGGTTGAGCAGGGCGTTGCCGCACACGATATTCTGCTGCTCACCTTCACCCGCAAGGCCTCGCAGGAAATGCTGCACCGTGCGGGCGAACTGCTCGGCCACGGCATAGGCGCGGTTTCCGGCGGCACCTTTCACGGTTTTGCCTACTCCGTGCTCCGCCAGCACCCTCCGCAGGGATTCGAGGGCGGCCTTTCCATCATGGATTCCGCAGACGCCACCGAAGCCCTCAAATACTGCAAGGACACGATGGGGCTGGGCAAGGGCGACAAGTCCTTTCCCAAAACCGCCACGGTCATGGGCATGCTCTCCAAGGCACGCAACAAGGAACGCGAGATAGGCGACATTCTGCAGCGCGAGGCATTCCACCTTGCCGCCTACCGCGACGACATTGTCCAGATATCCACCGGCTACAGCAACTACAAGCGCGAGCACGGCCTGCTGGACTACGATGACCTGCTCTTTGAGCTGGAAAACCTGCTGCGTACGCGCCCCGACCTGCTGGACTATTACCGCCACCGTTTCAAATACATCATGGTGGACGAGTATCAGGACACCAACCTCGTGCAGGCGCGGCTTGTACAGTTGCTGGCAGGTGGCCACCGCAACGTCATGGCCGTGGGCGACGATGCCCAGTCCATCTACGCCTTCCGCGGCGCCAACGTGCAGAATATTCTGGAATTTCCGGCCATGTTCCCGGGTACCCGCATCGTGAAGCTGGAAGAGAACTACCGCTCCGTGCAGCCCGTGCTGGACCTGACCAACGCCATTCTTGCCGAAGCGCCCGTGGCCTTTCACAAAACGCTTTTCACCAGCCGCACGGGCGGCAACCTGCCCCAGCTTGTAAAACCCCTTTCGGACCTCACGCAGGCCAACCAGGTGGTGAACAAGATAGCGGAACTGCGCCGCAGCTACGAGCCCAAGGACATTGCCGTGCTCTTCCGCGCGGGCTACCAGTCCTACCATGTGGAAATGCAGCTCTCAAAGGCAGGCATTCCCTTCAGAAAGTACGGCGGCGTGAAGTATTCGGACGCAGCGCACGTGAAGGACGTCATGTGCTATGTGCGCCTGCTCATCAACCCGCTCGACCTGCCCGCCTTCCAGCGCCTTGCCGCCAACGTGAAAGGAGTGGGTCCCAAGACAGCCCTGAAGATTTACGAGGCATCGCGCCTTGCCGATCCTTCCACGCTGGACAGGCTGCTGAAAAAGTATCCCGACTTTGCCAAGGACCTTGAACTGGTGGATTCGCTGCGCAGACAGCGCCTTGAGCCGGTGGAAGTGCTGGAAGAGGTGCTGGAGGTCTACAAACCCAGATTGATGCAGCTGTATCCGGACGACTATCCCCGCCGCGAGCACGGGCTTGAACAGCTGGTGCAGATCGCGGCCACCTACCGCGAGCTGGACCTTTTCGTCTCCGACCTTTCGCTGGAAGACCCCAATCCCGACGCAGCAGCATCGGAGGACCATATCACGCTTTCCACCGTGCATTCTGCCAAGGGGCTGGAGTGGGACGCCGTGCTGGTCATTGATCTTGTGGAAGAGCGTTTCCCATCCAAGCAAGCGCTCCAGAAGGCGGACGATCTGGAAGAAGAACGCAGACTCATGTATGTTGCCTGCACCCGTGCGCGGGAATATCTGGGCCTGTTCGTGCCATCATCCATATACAGCCGCGGGGGCGGCGGCAACGAACCGGCCATGCCCAGCCCCTTTGTGCGCGACCTGCCCGTCTATCTGTATGAAGAGTGGAAGGAAAACTACACCGGCGGCCTGATGCAGCGCGAGTATCAGCAACAGCGCACCATGCGCCTTGGCGACAGCGTACCCGCCGCGCCGGATGCCTTTTCCCGCGCCACCGGCGGCGAAAGCGAACCGGCCTTTGCGCCGCGCACCGCCAGCCGTAAACTGGGCCACTGCACACACAAGATTTTTGGCCGCGGCAAACTTATCAAGCATTTGCCTCCGGACAAATATCAGGTAAATTTCCCCGGATTCGGACTCAAGGTGATCATGGAAGCCTACCTCCAGATGGAGGAGTAG
- a CDS encoding tetratricopeptide repeat protein yields MNKTIRILRRTSDLSLTLWLALCLTWGLVGCAIPRMTMQQDPLSPAEHLNLGLAYESGGDLPGALREYQAAMDQEPLAYLYAGNVLFSLERMEEAERAYDQAIIALPLNPEPRNNLAWLLYTQRQRLDKAEALAVEALRLSPPDRKAEFMDTLKRIQQARIMGAG; encoded by the coding sequence ATGAACAAGACCATCCGCATCCTACGCCGAACGTCGGACCTGTCACTGACCTTATGGTTGGCCCTGTGCCTGACTTGGGGGCTGGTTGGCTGCGCTATACCCCGCATGACCATGCAGCAGGACCCTCTGAGTCCGGCCGAACACCTCAATCTCGGGCTGGCCTACGAGTCCGGGGGCGACTTGCCGGGGGCCTTGCGTGAATATCAGGCTGCCATGGATCAGGAACCTTTGGCTTACCTCTATGCTGGCAATGTTCTGTTCAGCCTTGAACGAATGGAGGAGGCCGAGAGGGCCTATGATCAGGCCATTATCGCTTTGCCTCTGAACCCCGAGCCGCGCAATAATCTGGCCTGGTTGCTCTATACCCAGCGACAGCGCCTGGACAAGGCCGAGGCATTGGCCGTTGAGGCCCTGCGGCTGTCGCCTCCCGACCGCAAGGCTGAATTTATGGACACTCTGAAACGCATCCAGCAGGCAAGGATCATGGGCGCTGGCTAG
- a CDS encoding BON domain-containing protein has product MTRTMFYLVLMAATASLFFLGGRLYASEADDNIVGAARQSYVFTHYLKGDAVNVKSENGEVTLTGTVSDDASRSLAQETVANLPGVKSVNNMLKIEGDSSEVYSDAWLITKVKATLLFHRNVSGAKTEVLAQNGTIILRGEAINSAQKDLATEYARDVEGVKYVKNEMSVHGILVKSSESTMGEKLETVADSIDDASITALVKMTLLYHHSTSALNTTVSTTNGVVTLGGDAKNGAERDLATKLVDDVHGVKQVINNIAVPASN; this is encoded by the coding sequence ATGACAAGAACAATGTTCTACCTGGTGTTGATGGCAGCGACTGCATCCCTGTTCTTTCTGGGTGGTCGCCTCTACGCATCGGAAGCTGATGACAACATCGTTGGAGCCGCCAGACAGTCCTATGTGTTCACACATTATCTCAAGGGCGATGCCGTCAATGTCAAATCCGAGAATGGTGAAGTCACCTTGACCGGAACGGTTTCTGACGACGCATCAAGGTCCTTAGCTCAGGAGACCGTCGCAAATCTGCCGGGGGTCAAGAGCGTCAACAATATGCTGAAGATAGAGGGCGACTCTTCTGAGGTCTACTCGGATGCATGGCTCATCACCAAGGTCAAGGCTACCCTTCTGTTCCATAGGAACGTGAGCGGGGCCAAGACCGAGGTGTTGGCCCAAAATGGGACCATCATCCTGCGCGGCGAAGCCATAAACTCAGCGCAAAAAGATCTGGCCACGGAATATGCAAGAGACGTGGAGGGTGTGAAATACGTCAAGAACGAGATGTCGGTGCATGGCATCCTCGTGAAGTCCAGCGAATCCACCATGGGTGAAAAACTGGAAACCGTGGCCGATTCAATTGATGACGCGTCGATCACAGCATTGGTCAAGATGACCCTGCTGTATCACCACTCGACCAGCGCCCTGAATACCACAGTCTCGACCACGAACGGAGTGGTCACTCTGGGCGGTGATGCCAAAAATGGTGCTGAAAGGGATTTGGCCACCAAGCTCGTTGACGATGTACACGGCGTTAAGCAGGTGATCAACAATATCGCCGTCCCGGCCTCCAACTAA
- a CDS encoding glycyl-radical enzyme activating protein produces the protein MLGLCPAKTQGTIFAIKRYAIHDGPDLRTTVFFKGCPLSCWWCHNPEGLSHDIRMVTVPDKCVGCGECMEVCPNAALKMSPTGPRRNDAACTTCGMCEETCPALAHETTGCTVDADAVLEIIEKDQVFFNGSQGGVTFSGGEPLAQPGFLLELLRRCGKHGLHRVVDTSGFAENTLLLHVAKETDLFLFDLKHMDTAQHERVTGVPNKLILQNLQSLARQGHPVQIRLPLIPGINDDDKNLKATGAFVAGLPGVRSIDVLPYHSIAKAKYAKLGMEYKGAGIPKSDPADVQRAVRILEGYGLKVRIGG, from the coding sequence ATGCTCGGCCTGTGCCCCGCCAAGACGCAAGGAACCATCTTCGCCATCAAGCGTTACGCCATTCACGACGGGCCGGACCTGCGCACCACGGTGTTCTTCAAGGGCTGCCCGCTGTCGTGCTGGTGGTGCCACAATCCGGAAGGATTGAGCCATGACATACGCATGGTGACAGTGCCGGACAAATGCGTGGGCTGCGGTGAATGCATGGAGGTTTGCCCCAACGCCGCCCTCAAGATGTCTCCCACCGGACCGCGCAGAAACGATGCCGCCTGCACCACCTGCGGCATGTGTGAGGAAACCTGCCCCGCACTGGCGCACGAGACGACCGGCTGCACAGTGGATGCAGATGCCGTGCTGGAGATCATTGAAAAGGATCAGGTGTTCTTCAACGGTTCTCAGGGCGGTGTGACCTTTTCCGGCGGTGAACCGCTGGCCCAGCCGGGGTTTCTGCTCGAACTGCTGCGCCGCTGTGGAAAACATGGTCTGCACCGTGTGGTGGATACGAGCGGCTTTGCCGAGAACACCCTGCTGCTGCATGTGGCCAAAGAGACGGACCTCTTTCTCTTCGACCTCAAGCACATGGACACGGCGCAACATGAAAGGGTGACGGGCGTACCCAACAAGCTGATTCTGCAGAACCTGCAGTCGCTGGCCCGTCAGGGGCATCCTGTGCAGATACGGCTGCCTCTCATACCCGGCATCAACGATGATGACAAAAATTTGAAGGCCACAGGGGCCTTTGTCGCCGGACTGCCCGGCGTAAGGAGCATAGACGTGCTGCCTTACCACAGCATTGCAAAAGCCAAATACGCCAAACTGGGCATGGAATACAAAGGGGCAGGCATCCCCAAATCCGACCCCGCCGACGTGCAGCGCGCCGTGCGCATTCTGGAAGGATACGGGCTCAAGGTCCGCATAGGAGGCTAG
- the ablA gene encoding lysine 2,3-aminomutase: protein MKIFTDHQREVARSLQDGASRSDWTDWKWHVRNTVRNVDEVEKVLGITFSSTDKRLFNLTLQKFPMAVTPYYLSLIDPDDYRNDPVFMQAFPSSEELNIERADMVDPLHEDEDSPAPGITHRYPDRVLFHVSNLCSMYCRHCTRKRKVGDKDSVPDKQTLEQGIEYIRNTPQVRDVLLSGGDPLMLSDERLDWILTRLREIEHVEVVRIGTRMPVVLPYRITDSLVSMLRKHHPLWINTHFNHPRELTQSSRQALQRLADAGIPLGNQSVLLAGVNDCPRLIKKLNQKLVQNRVRPYYLYQCDLSEGLTHFRTPVSKGIEILESLRGHTSGYAVPTYVVDAPGGGGKIPVSPNYIVSWGTNKVILRNYEGVITTYSEPASYEPSYCDRNCDSCNLQLKEDDAVEKAIGIEKLLSDWDDTTCLTPENNERMERRDDAA, encoded by the coding sequence TTGAAGATATTCACAGACCACCAGCGGGAAGTCGCCCGCTCCCTGCAGGACGGCGCCTCCCGCAGCGACTGGACAGACTGGAAGTGGCATGTGCGCAATACGGTCCGGAACGTTGACGAGGTGGAAAAAGTGCTCGGCATCACCTTTTCATCCACGGACAAACGCCTCTTCAACCTCACGCTCCAGAAATTCCCCATGGCGGTAACCCCCTACTATCTTTCGCTGATAGACCCCGATGATTACCGCAACGACCCCGTATTCATGCAGGCGTTCCCTTCTTCCGAAGAGCTCAATATCGAACGCGCGGATATGGTGGACCCCCTGCACGAGGATGAAGACAGCCCCGCCCCCGGCATTACCCATCGCTATCCCGACAGAGTGCTCTTTCATGTGAGCAACCTGTGCTCCATGTACTGCCGCCACTGCACGCGCAAACGCAAAGTGGGCGACAAGGACTCCGTTCCCGACAAGCAGACGCTCGAACAAGGCATCGAATACATCCGCAACACCCCGCAGGTACGGGACGTGCTGCTTTCGGGCGGCGATCCGCTCATGCTTTCCGACGAGCGTCTGGACTGGATTCTGACCAGATTACGCGAGATCGAACATGTGGAAGTGGTGCGCATAGGCACGCGCATGCCCGTGGTGCTGCCCTACCGCATTACGGATTCGCTGGTGAGCATGCTCCGCAAGCACCACCCGCTGTGGATCAACACCCATTTCAATCATCCCCGGGAACTCACCCAGTCATCCCGGCAGGCCCTGCAGCGCCTTGCAGATGCGGGCATTCCGCTCGGCAACCAGAGCGTGCTTCTTGCGGGCGTCAACGATTGCCCCCGCCTGATCAAGAAGCTGAACCAAAAGCTGGTGCAGAACCGTGTGCGCCCCTACTACCTCTATCAGTGCGACCTTTCCGAAGGGCTCACGCACTTCCGCACACCGGTCAGCAAGGGCATTGAAATTCTCGAAAGCCTGCGCGGCCACACCAGCGGCTATGCTGTGCCCACCTATGTTGTGGATGCACCCGGCGGTGGCGGCAAGATACCGGTTTCGCCCAACTACATTGTCTCGTGGGGCACGAACAAGGTCATTCTGCGCAACTATGAAGGCGTCATCACCACCTACAGCGAACCGGCCAGCTACGAGCCAAGCTACTGCGACCGCAACTGTGACAGCTGCAACCTGCAGCTGAAAGAAGATGATGCCGTTGAAAAAGCCATAGGCATTGAGAAACTGCTCTCCGACTGGGACGACACCACCTGCCTGACGCCCGAAAACAACGAGCGGATGGAAAGGAGAGACGATGCAGCCTGA
- the ablB gene encoding putative beta-lysine N-acetyltransferase, translating into MQPDIVTTVGHRGKTHIQHGPLNDRVYLMKLDTVDLPDIADHMEELGRNEGYSKLFARVPAFAAEAFTERGFIREARAHGLYRGERSGMFMGKYLDAARAEPEDRKAISNVLAIAGDKTAIDPDEVDTAAVVALGTGHAQALAQLYGTVFESYPFPVHDPDFLISAMQSNVRFFGIFRKDQLVAASSAELDADWRCAEMTDFATLPEYRNRKAALRLLTAMEAAIAEQGYLSAYTIARAASTAMNCVFARAGYTFGGTLINNTNISGGLESMNVWSKPLAA; encoded by the coding sequence ATGCAGCCTGATATTGTCACCACCGTGGGGCACAGGGGCAAAACCCACATACAGCACGGCCCGCTTAACGACCGTGTCTATCTCATGAAGCTCGACACAGTGGACCTGCCGGACATTGCGGACCACATGGAAGAGCTCGGCAGGAATGAGGGCTATTCCAAACTCTTTGCCCGCGTACCCGCTTTTGCGGCAGAAGCCTTCACCGAGCGCGGTTTCATACGCGAAGCCCGCGCCCATGGCCTGTATCGGGGAGAACGCTCCGGCATGTTCATGGGAAAATATCTGGATGCCGCCCGCGCGGAACCTGAGGATAGAAAGGCCATCAGCAACGTGCTGGCCATTGCCGGTGACAAAACCGCCATTGACCCTGACGAGGTGGACACGGCCGCAGTGGTCGCACTCGGTACCGGACATGCGCAGGCGCTGGCGCAGCTCTACGGCACCGTCTTCGAGTCCTATCCCTTTCCGGTGCATGATCCGGACTTTCTGATCAGCGCCATGCAGTCCAATGTCCGGTTCTTCGGCATTTTCCGCAAAGATCAGCTTGTTGCGGCCTCTTCCGCCGAGCTGGATGCCGACTGGCGCTGCGCGGAAATGACGGACTTTGCCACCCTGCCGGAATACCGCAACCGCAAGGCGGCCCTGCGCCTGCTCACAGCCATGGAAGCAGCCATAGCGGAACAGGGCTACCTGTCGGCATACACCATCGCCCGTGCCGCGAGCACCGCCATGAACTGCGTCTTTGCCCGCGCAGGGTATACGTTCGGCGGCACGCTCATCAACAACACCAACATCTCCGGAGGGCTGGAAAGCATGAACGTGTGGTCCAAGCCTCTGGCAGCCTGA
- a CDS encoding DMT family protein, with product MVSIAFRTVGLLFLSNVFMTFAWYAHLKNLSGRAWFVAAFASWGIAFFEYMVQVPANRIGYGTFTLPQLKIMQEVIALAVFAPFSVWYMGQPLKLDYLWACLCLLGAVYFIFRS from the coding sequence ATGGTCTCTATTGCATTCCGCACTGTTGGACTCCTGTTCCTTTCCAATGTATTCATGACATTCGCATGGTACGCCCACCTCAAGAACCTGTCCGGCAGGGCATGGTTCGTGGCCGCCTTTGCAAGCTGGGGCATCGCCTTTTTCGAATACATGGTTCAGGTTCCGGCAAACCGTATCGGCTACGGCACCTTCACCCTGCCCCAGCTCAAGATCATGCAGGAAGTCATTGCCCTTGCCGTGTTCGCGCCCTTCTCCGTCTGGTACATGGGGCAGCCGCTCAAGCTGGACTACCTGTGGGCCTGCCTCTGCCTGCTGGGAGCCGTCTATTTCATCTTCCGTTCCTGA